One genomic segment of Fusobacterium nucleatum includes these proteins:
- a CDS encoding SH3 domain-containing protein yields MKKLLLATLFLLSSLSALAIRYVVDTKDGYANLRERADSKSKVIKKLKNNHEMVFWHEKGEWFCVGAEPDDKYSDMTDGYIHRSQIKLHPKTYTISSKDGYANVRNEAAANSHSIAELKNGTLVTKFEEKGEWWGIEFDSEDGTPFDYGYVHKSQLKKYVEKM; encoded by the coding sequence ATGAAAAAATTATTATTAGCTACACTATTCTTGTTATCATCTTTATCAGCATTGGCTATAAGATATGTTGTGGATACAAAAGATGGCTATGCAAATCTTAGAGAAAGAGCTGATTCAAAATCTAAGGTTATAAAAAAATTAAAAAATAATCATGAAATGGTTTTTTGGCATGAAAAAGGAGAATGGTTTTGTGTTGGAGCTGAACCTGATGATAAGTATTCAGATATGACTGATGGTTATATCCATAGAAGTCAAATAAAACTACATCCAAAGACTTATACTATATCATCAAAAGATGGTTATGCTAATGTAAGAAATGAAGCAGCAGCAAACTCACATTCAATAGCAGAATTAAAAAATGGAACACTTGTGACAAAGTTTGAAGAAAAAGGAGAATGGTGGGGTATTGAATTTGATAGTGAAGATGGAACACCATTTGATTATGGATATGTACATAAAAGTCAATTAAAAAAATATGTAGAAAAAATGTAA
- a CDS encoding nitronate monooxygenase family protein, with amino-acid sequence MKELKGIKIGKYYIEKPIVQGGMGVGVSWDQLAGTVSKNGGLGTISGICTGYYNNLKYCKKVVNGRPIGADALNSREAMVELFKNARKICGDKPLACNILHALNDYSKIVEYALEAGANIIVTGAGLPLELPKLVESYPDVAIVPIVSSGRALKIICKKWQAAGRLPDAVIVEGPKSGGHQGVKADDLFIPEHQLESIVPEVKEERDKWGDFPIIAAGGIWDNDDIQKIMALGADAVQLGTRFIGTYECDASEEFKNILINAKKEDIVIVKSPVGYPGRAVKTNLIKNLTHDTSTIKCYSNCVTPCNLGEEARKVGFCIANCLSDSYNGKVDTGLFFSGENGYRIEKLVSVEDLINELMTSTKNTILVKVNSENIIENTVNF; translated from the coding sequence ATGAAAGAATTAAAAGGAATAAAAATAGGTAAATATTATATAGAAAAACCAATAGTACAAGGTGGAATGGGTGTAGGAGTTAGTTGGGATCAATTAGCTGGAACTGTTTCAAAAAATGGTGGATTAGGGACAATAAGTGGAATTTGTACAGGTTATTATAATAACTTAAAATATTGTAAAAAGGTTGTAAATGGTAGACCAATAGGAGCAGATGCTTTAAATTCAAGAGAAGCTATGGTAGAACTTTTTAAGAACGCTAGGAAAATTTGTGGAGATAAACCATTGGCTTGTAACATTTTACATGCACTTAATGATTACTCAAAAATTGTAGAATATGCCTTAGAAGCAGGGGCAAATATAATAGTTACAGGAGCAGGACTTCCTTTAGAATTACCTAAACTTGTAGAAAGTTATCCAGATGTTGCAATAGTTCCAATAGTTTCATCAGGAAGAGCTTTGAAAATAATTTGTAAAAAATGGCAAGCTGCAGGAAGATTACCTGATGCAGTTATAGTTGAAGGACCAAAAAGTGGTGGGCATCAAGGAGTAAAAGCTGATGATTTATTCATACCTGAACACCAATTAGAAAGTATAGTTCCAGAAGTAAAAGAAGAAAGAGATAAATGGGGAGATTTTCCAATAATTGCAGCAGGTGGAATTTGGGATAATGATGATATCCAAAAAATTATGGCACTTGGAGCGGATGCAGTACAATTAGGAACAAGATTTATTGGTACTTATGAATGTGATGCCAGTGAAGAGTTTAAAAATATTTTAATCAATGCTAAAAAAGAAGATATTGTTATAGTAAAATCTCCTGTTGGTTATCCAGGAAGAGCAGTAAAAACAAATCTTATAAAAAATTTAACCCATGATACCTCTACTATAAAATGTTATAGTAATTGTGTTACTCCTTGTAATTTAGGAGAAGAAGCAAGAAAAGTTGGTTTCTGTATAGCAAACTGTTTAAGTGATTCATACAATGGAAAAGTTGACACAGGACTATTTTTCTCAGGAGAAAATGGTTATAGAATAGAAAAATTAGTAAGTGTTGAGGATTTAATTAATGAGCTTATGACTTCAACTAAAAACACTATTTTAGTAAAAGTAAATTCAGAAAATATAATTGAAAATACTGTAAATTTTTAA
- the hutG gene encoding formimidoylglutamase, with translation MEWNGRVDGSDEDILRIHQVIKVKSLDELMADDYTGKKVCFVSYNSNEGIRRNNGRLGAADGWKHLKTALSNFPIFDTSIRFYDLEDPVDVKGGKLEEAQKELAKVVAKLKSKDYFVVCMGGGHDIAYGTYNGILSYARTQTKDPKIGIISFDAHFDMREYSKGANSGTMFYQIADDCKRDGIKFDYNVIGIQRFSNTKRLFDRAKSFGVTYYLAEDILKLSDLNIKPILERNDYIHLTICTDVFHITCAPGVSAPQTFGIWPSQAIGLLNTIAKTKKNLTLEVAEISPRYDYDDRTSRLIANLIYQVILKHFDCEIN, from the coding sequence ATGGAATGGAATGGACGTGTTGATGGTTCTGATGAGGATATACTAAGAATACATCAAGTTATAAAAGTTAAAAGTTTAGATGAATTAATGGCAGATGATTATACAGGAAAAAAAGTATGTTTTGTTAGCTATAATTCTAATGAAGGAATAAGAAGAAACAATGGGAGATTGGGAGCTGCTGATGGTTGGAAACATTTAAAGACAGCATTATCTAACTTTCCAATATTTGATACAAGTATAAGATTTTATGATTTAGAAGATCCTGTTGATGTAAAGGGAGGAAAATTAGAGGAAGCTCAAAAAGAATTAGCGAAAGTAGTTGCTAAGCTAAAATCAAAAGACTATTTTGTTGTATGTATGGGTGGAGGACACGATATCGCTTATGGTACATATAATGGAATTTTATCCTATGCAAGAACTCAAACAAAAGATCCCAAAATTGGGATAATAAGTTTTGATGCTCACTTTGACATGAGAGAATATAGTAAAGGTGCAAACTCTGGAACAATGTTTTATCAAATAGCTGATGACTGTAAAAGAGATGGTATAAAATTTGACTATAATGTTATAGGTATACAAAGATTTTCAAATACAAAGAGATTATTTGATAGAGCTAAAAGTTTTGGAGTAACATATTATTTGGCAGAAGATATTTTAAAATTGAGTGATTTAAATATAAAACCAATATTAGAAAGAAATGATTATATACATTTAACTATTTGTACAGATGTGTTTCATATAACTTGTGCACCTGGAGTAAGTGCTCCACAAACATTTGGCATTTGGCCAAGCCAAGCAATAGGACTTTTAAATACTATTGCAAAAACTAAAAAAAATTTAACATTAGAAGTTGCTGAAATTAGTCCAAGATATGACTATGATGATAGAACTTCAAGACTTATTGCAAATTTAATTTATCAAGTTATATTGAAACATTTTGATTGTGAAATAAATTAA
- a CDS encoding methionine ABC transporter ATP-binding protein: protein MITLENVNKIYSNNLHAVKDVNLKINEGDIFGIIGLSGAGKSSLIRLINRLEEPTSGKIFINGENILNLNKTELLERRKKIGMIFQHFNLPSSRTVEENVAFALEIANWNKKDIGKRVSELLEIVGLSDKAKYYPSQLSGGQKQRVSIARALANNPDILLSDEATSALDPKTTKSILELIKEIQQKFSLTVLMITHQMEVVKEICNKVAIMSDGKIVEQGGVHHIFAEPKNKITKELISYVHQQTDTELNYLHHKGKKIIKVKFLGTSTQEPIISKVIKEYGIDISILGGTIDKLATMNIGHLYLELDGDLAAQTKAIELMQTMDVIVEVIYNGD from the coding sequence ATGATTACACTTGAAAATGTAAATAAAATTTATTCCAATAACTTGCATGCTGTAAAAGATGTTAATTTAAAAATTAATGAAGGAGATATCTTTGGAATTATAGGTTTAAGTGGTGCTGGAAAATCTTCTCTCATAAGACTTATTAACAGACTTGAAGAGCCTACAAGTGGAAAAATTTTTATTAATGGAGAAAATATTTTAAACCTTAATAAAACTGAACTTTTAGAAAGGAGAAAGAAAATAGGAATGATATTTCAACATTTCAATTTACCTTCATCAAGAACAGTTGAAGAAAATGTTGCTTTTGCATTAGAAATTGCAAATTGGAATAAAAAAGATATTGGAAAGAGAGTTTCTGAACTTTTAGAAATAGTTGGATTATCTGATAAAGCTAAATATTATCCCAGTCAATTAAGTGGTGGACAAAAGCAAAGAGTTTCAATAGCAAGAGCCTTAGCAAACAATCCAGATATTTTACTATCAGATGAAGCTACTTCAGCACTTGATCCTAAAACAACTAAATCTATTTTGGAGCTTATTAAAGAAATACAACAAAAGTTTTCATTAACTGTTCTTATGATAACTCACCAAATGGAAGTTGTTAAAGAAATCTGTAATAAAGTTGCAATAATGTCAGATGGAAAAATAGTTGAACAAGGTGGAGTACACCATATATTTGCTGAGCCTAAAAATAAAATTACAAAAGAATTAATTTCTTATGTACATCAACAAACTGATACTGAATTAAATTATTTACATCATAAAGGTAAAAAGATAATTAAAGTTAAGTTTTTAGGTACTTCTACACAAGAACCAATTATTTCAAAAGTCATAAAAGAATATGGAATTGACATAAGTATTCTTGGGGGAACTATAGATAAATTAGCAACAATGAACATAGGACATTTATACCTTGAACTTGATGGAGATTTAGCTGCACAAACAAAGGCAATAGAGCTTATGCAGACTATGGATGTTATAGTGGAGGTGATATATAATGGAGATTAG
- a CDS encoding methionine ABC transporter permease has product MEISSLIEPLFENFENPIVSMLAVSTVETIYMVFLSTIFSLLFGFPIGVLLVITKEGGIYEMKKFNAILGVIINALRSFPFIILMILLFPLSRFVVGSTIGATAAVVPLSIGAAPFVARIVEGALLEVDYGLIEASQSMGASNLTIIFKVMLPECYSTLVHGIIVTIISLIGYSAMAGTIGAGGLGDLAIRFGYLRFKLDIMIYAIIIIIILVQVIQSVGNYIVYRRQKKLGK; this is encoded by the coding sequence ATGGAGATTAGTTCTTTAATTGAGCCTCTATTTGAAAACTTTGAAAATCCTATTGTAAGTATGCTTGCTGTTTCAACAGTTGAAACTATATATATGGTATTTCTTTCAACAATATTTTCATTGTTATTTGGATTTCCAATAGGAGTGCTACTTGTTATAACAAAAGAAGGTGGCATATATGAAATGAAAAAATTTAATGCTATCTTAGGTGTTATAATAAATGCTTTAAGATCATTTCCTTTCATTATCTTGATGATACTTTTATTCCCATTATCAAGATTTGTAGTTGGTTCAACAATAGGTGCAACAGCAGCTGTTGTTCCACTTTCAATAGGAGCTGCACCTTTTGTAGCAAGAATAGTTGAAGGAGCATTACTTGAAGTTGACTATGGACTTATAGAAGCTAGTCAAAGTATGGGAGCTAGTAATTTAACAATTATTTTTAAGGTTATGCTACCAGAATGTTACTCAACTTTAGTTCATGGAATTATAGTAACTATAATTAGCTTAATTGGTTATTCAGCAATGGCTGGTACAATAGGAGCTGGTGGACTTGGAGATTTGGCAATAAGATTTGGATATTTGAGATTTAAACTTGATATAATGATTTATGCAATAATTATAATAATCATTTTAGTTCAAGTTATTCAATCAGTTGGTAATTATATTGTATATAGAAGACAAAAAAAATTAGGAAAATAA
- a CDS encoding MetQ/NlpA family ABC transporter substrate-binding protein encodes MKFTKLFGTVGAFLLLSAGVLAGTLKVGATPVPHAEILELIKPDLKKQGVELKIVEFTDYVTPNLALSDKEIDANFFQHKPYLDKFIEERKLELVSIGNVHVEPLGLYSKKIKSINDLKKGDTIAIPSDPSNGGRALILLHNKGVITLKDPKNLFATEFDIVKNPKKLKFKPSEVAQLPRILPDVTAAIINGNYALQANLSPAKDSLILEGKESPYANILVVRKGDEKKEDIQKLLKALRSEKVKKYINEKYSDGSVVPAF; translated from the coding sequence ATGAAATTTACAAAATTATTTGGAACAGTAGGAGCATTTTTATTACTATCAGCAGGAGTATTAGCTGGAACTTTAAAAGTTGGAGCAACACCAGTTCCTCATGCTGAAATATTAGAATTAATTAAACCAGATTTAAAGAAACAAGGAGTAGAATTAAAAATAGTTGAATTTACAGATTATGTAACACCTAACTTAGCATTATCTGATAAAGAAATTGATGCTAACTTCTTCCAACACAAACCTTATCTTGATAAGTTTATAGAAGAAAGAAAATTAGAACTTGTTTCAATAGGAAATGTCCATGTTGAACCACTTGGATTATATTCAAAGAAAATTAAATCTATTAATGATTTAAAGAAGGGAGATACAATAGCAATTCCTAGTGACCCATCAAATGGTGGAAGAGCATTAATTTTATTACACAATAAAGGAGTTATAACTTTAAAAGATCCTAAAAATTTATTTGCAACAGAATTTGATATAGTTAAAAATCCTAAAAAATTAAAATTTAAGCCATCAGAAGTTGCACAATTACCAAGAATTTTACCTGATGTAACAGCTGCTATTATCAATGGAAACTATGCTTTACAAGCTAACTTATCTCCAGCTAAAGATTCATTAATATTAGAAGGTAAAGAATCTCCATATGCAAATATACTTGTTGTTCGTAAAGGTGATGAAAAGAAAGAAGATATTCAAAAATTATTAAAAGCTTTACGTAGTGAAAAAGTTAAAAAATATATAAATGAAAAATATAGCGATGGTTCTGTTGTTCCAGCATTCTAA
- a CDS encoding GNAT family N-acetyltransferase, producing the protein MEKIILAKPNLSYADEILKYKKEFLKDEPIINGAAGLDRFSTVEDWLEELEKRGSKDTVPEGLVPSSTYLGIREKDNYIVGMIDIRHCLNDFLLQAGGHIGCGVRKSERKKGYAKQMIKLALEKCKELKIEKVLITCNDDNIASERSIISCGGKLEDIRTVDGKNYKRFWIEL; encoded by the coding sequence ATGGAAAAAATTATTTTAGCAAAACCTAATTTATCTTATGCTGATGAAATTCTAAAATATAAAAAAGAATTTTTAAAAGATGAACCTATTATAAATGGTGCAGCTGGATTAGATAGGTTTTCTACTGTTGAAGATTGGCTAGAAGAATTAGAAAAGAGGGGCAGTAAAGATACAGTTCCAGAAGGTCTTGTCCCTTCATCTACTTATTTAGGTATAAGAGAAAAGGATAATTATATTGTTGGAATGATAGATATTAGACACTGTTTAAATGATTTTTTATTACAAGCAGGTGGACATATTGGTTGTGGCGTTAGAAAATCTGAAAGGAAAAAAGGTTATGCTAAGCAAATGATAAAACTTGCCTTAGAGAAATGTAAGGAATTAAAAATAGAGAAAGTATTAATTACTTGTAATGATGATAATATAGCTAGTGAAAGAAGTATCATATCCTGTGGAGGAAAACTTGAAGATATTAGAACTGTTGATGGGAAGAATTATAAAAGATTTTGGATAGAATTATAA
- a CDS encoding FMN-binding protein, translating to MNFKDFGIREWLVIVFIVLGLVAFAFEDIFKPKIYYAEGTGIGYNDDITLKVSAYKKKDKTIRVTNIEVEHADTDEIGGVAVQKLVDDIKARQKFEDFDFVAGATFTSEGFKEALDMAIDDIKNQE from the coding sequence ATGAATTTTAAAGATTTTGGAATTAGAGAATGGCTAGTTATTGTTTTTATTGTTTTAGGTTTAGTAGCTTTTGCTTTTGAAGATATCTTTAAACCAAAAATATACTATGCAGAAGGAACTGGAATAGGTTATAATGACGATATTACTTTAAAAGTTAGTGCTTATAAGAAAAAAGATAAAACAATTAGAGTAACTAATATTGAAGTTGAACATGCTGACACAGATGAAATTGGTGGTGTTGCTGTACAAAAATTAGTTGATGATATAAAAGCAAGACAAAAATTTGAAGATTTTGATTTTGTTGCAGGAGCAACTTTCACATCAGAAGGTTTTAAAGAAGCTTTGGATATGGCTATTGATGATATAAAAAATCAAGAATAA
- a CDS encoding FMN-binding protein codes for MKNLKSLMAISFVVLSLGSFAADKVYEAKSEAKGYNEEGIPIVLTVKAIKKDGKVVVTDIVAQHQETDKIGAVAIEKLIEEVKKNQNYNKLDSVAGATSTSAGFRRAIRNAVKDIEKQN; via the coding sequence ATGAAAAATTTAAAAAGTTTAATGGCAATTTCTTTTGTAGTTTTAAGTCTAGGAAGTTTTGCAGCTGATAAAGTATATGAAGCTAAATCAGAGGCAAAAGGTTACAATGAAGAAGGGATACCAATAGTTTTAACTGTAAAAGCAATTAAAAAAGATGGTAAGGTAGTTGTTACTGATATTGTTGCACAACATCAAGAAACTGATAAAATTGGTGCAGTAGCAATAGAAAAATTAATAGAAGAAGTTAAAAAAAATCAAAACTATAACAAATTAGATAGTGTTGCAGGAGCAACTTCTACTTCAGCAGGTTTTAGAAGAGCCATTAGAAATGCTGTTAAAGATATTGAAAAACAAAATTAG
- a CDS encoding phosphoglycerate kinase, with protein sequence MKKIITDLDLNNKKVLMRVDFNVPMKDGKITDENRIIQALPTIKYALEHNAKLILFSHLGKIKTEEDKATKSLKAVAEKLSELLGKGVTFIPETKGEKLESAINNLKSGEVLMFENTRFEDLDGKKESKNDSELGKYWASLGDVFVNDAFGTAHRAHASNVGIAENIGNGNSAVGFLVEKELKFIGEAVNNPKRPLIAILGGAKVSDKIGVIENLLAKADKILIGGAMMFTFLKAEGKNIGTSLVEDDKLDLAKDLLAKSNGKIILPVDTVVVSEFKNDAEYSTVNVDNIPNNKMGLDIGEKTVTLFDSYIKIAKTVVWNGPMGVFEMPNFAKGTIGVCESIANLTDAVTIIGGGDSAAAAISLGYADKFTHISTGGGASLEFLEGKVLPGVEAISNK encoded by the coding sequence ATGAAAAAAATTATAACTGATTTAGATTTAAATAATAAAAAAGTTCTTATGAGAGTTGATTTTAATGTTCCTATGAAAGATGGGAAAATCACTGATGAAAATAGAATTATTCAAGCATTACCTACAATAAAATATGCATTAGAACATAATGCTAAACTTATTCTATTTTCTCATTTAGGTAAAATAAAAACAGAAGAAGATAAGGCTACAAAGAGTTTGAAGGCTGTTGCTGAAAAATTATCAGAACTTTTAGGAAAAGGAGTTACTTTTATTCCTGAAACAAAAGGAGAAAAATTAGAATCTGCTATTAATAATTTAAAATCTGGGGAAGTATTGATGTTTGAAAATACAAGATTTGAAGATTTAGATGGTAAAAAGGAATCTAAAAATGATTCTGAATTAGGAAAATACTGGGCATCACTTGGAGATGTTTTTGTAAATGATGCTTTCGGGACTGCTCACAGAGCTCATGCTTCTAATGTAGGAATTGCAGAAAATATTGGAAATGGAAATTCAGCTGTTGGTTTCTTAGTTGAAAAAGAATTAAAATTTATAGGTGAAGCAGTAAATAATCCAAAAAGACCATTAATTGCTATTTTAGGAGGAGCAAAAGTTTCTGATAAAATAGGAGTTATAGAAAATTTGTTAGCTAAGGCTGATAAAATTTTAATTGGTGGAGCTATGATGTTTACTTTCTTAAAAGCAGAAGGAAAAAATATTGGCACTTCATTGGTTGAAGATGATAAATTAGACTTAGCTAAAGATTTATTAGCTAAATCAAATGGAAAAATAATTTTACCTGTTGACACAGTAGTTGTAAGTGAATTTAAAAATGATGCTGAATATTCTACTGTTAATGTAGATAATATTCCAAATAATAAAATGGGACTTGACATTGGTGAAAAAACTGTTACACTATTTGATAGTTACATAAAAATTGCTAAGACTGTTGTATGGAATGGACCTATGGGAGTATTTGAAATGCCTAACTTTGCAAAAGGAACAATAGGAGTATGTGAGTCAATAGCAAATCTTACTGATGCAGTAACCATAATAGGTGGAGGAGATTCTGCTGCTGCTGCAATTAGTTTGGGCTATGCAGATAAATTTACACATATTTCTACTGGAGGAGGAGCATCTTTGGAATTCTTAGAAGGAAAAGTTTTACCAGGAGTTGAAGCTATATCAAATAAATAA
- the gap gene encoding type I glyceraldehyde-3-phosphate dehydrogenase: protein MAVKVAINGFGRIGRLALRVMSKNKDFDVVAINDLTDAKTLAHLFKYDSAQGRFDGTIEVTDDGFVVNGDSIKVFAKANPEELPWKDLGVDVVLECTGFFTSKEKAEAHIKAGAKKVVISAPATGDLKTVVYNVNDNILDGSETVISGASCTTNCLAPMAKVLNDKFGIVEGLMTTIHAYTNDQNTLDAPHKKGDLRRARAAAENIVPNTTGAAKAIGLVIPELKGKLDGAAQRVPVITGSITELVTVLEKETTVEEINAAMKAASNESFGYTEEPLVSSDIIGISFGSLFDATQTKVLTVARKQLVKTVAWYDNEMSYTSQLIRTLKKFVEISK from the coding sequence ATGGCAGTAAAAGTTGCAATTAATGGATTTGGAAGAATAGGAAGATTAGCATTAAGAGTTATGAGTAAAAATAAGGATTTTGATGTTGTTGCTATCAATGACTTAACTGATGCAAAAACATTAGCACATCTTTTTAAATATGATTCAGCACAAGGAAGATTTGATGGAACTATTGAAGTTACAGATGATGGTTTTGTAGTAAATGGAGATAGTATAAAAGTATTTGCTAAAGCTAATCCAGAAGAATTACCTTGGAAAGATTTAGGAGTAGATGTAGTTCTTGAATGTACTGGTTTCTTTACAAGTAAAGAAAAAGCAGAAGCTCATATTAAAGCAGGAGCTAAAAAAGTTGTGATTTCTGCACCAGCTACTGGAGATTTAAAAACAGTTGTTTATAATGTAAATGATAATATATTAGATGGAAGTGAAACTGTAATATCAGGAGCTTCTTGTACAACTAACTGTCTTGCTCCAATGGCAAAAGTTTTAAATGATAAATTTGGAATTGTTGAAGGATTAATGACAACTATTCATGCTTATACAAATGACCAAAATACATTAGATGCTCCACATAAAAAAGGAGATTTAAGAAGAGCGAGAGCTGCTGCTGAAAATATTGTTCCTAACACAACAGGAGCTGCAAAAGCTATTGGACTTGTTATTCCTGAATTAAAAGGAAAATTAGATGGAGCTGCTCAAAGAGTCCCTGTTATAACAGGTTCAATCACTGAACTTGTAACAGTATTAGAAAAAGAAACTACTGTTGAAGAAATTAATGCTGCTATGAAAGCTGCAAGCAATGAATCATTTGGATATACAGAAGAACCATTAGTATCAAGTGATATTATAGGAATTAGTTTTGGTTCATTATTTGATGCAACTCAAACAAAAGTTTTAACAGTAGCAAGAAAACAATTAGTAAAAACTGTTGCTTGGTATGACAATGAAATGTCTTACACTTCTCAACTTATTAGAACATTAAAGAAATTTGTTGAAATTTCTAAATAA